In Desulfonatronospira thiodismutans ASO3-1, a single window of DNA contains:
- the yihA gene encoding ribosome biogenesis GTP-binding protein YihA/YsxC, translated as MYLTLRLETTSYTKDQLRFPDLPQIALAGRSNVGKSSLINSLAGQKKLARISSTPGKTRSINFFLAPQENFYLVDLPGYGYARCSRVEREKWGELIQEYLQDNHHLAGVVLLLDSRISPQSSDLDLAHYVDSLQTRLLPVLTKADKCNQKQRQLALKRWQKLLERAHKPILFSARTRQGQQALLEAIKNLVQAGSSPVHPEKLQQA; from the coding sequence ATGTATTTGACGTTAAGACTTGAAACCACGTCCTACACCAAAGATCAGCTGCGCTTCCCTGACCTGCCGCAGATCGCCCTGGCCGGGCGCTCCAATGTAGGCAAATCATCCCTGATAAACAGTCTGGCCGGTCAGAAAAAGCTGGCCAGAATCAGTTCCACCCCGGGAAAAACCAGGAGCATCAATTTCTTCCTGGCTCCACAGGAAAATTTTTACCTGGTGGATCTGCCCGGGTACGGCTACGCCCGCTGCTCCAGGGTGGAGCGTGAAAAGTGGGGCGAACTCATCCAGGAATACCTCCAGGACAACCACCACCTGGCGGGCGTGGTTCTTCTTCTGGATTCGCGCATTTCGCCCCAGTCCAGCGACCTGGACCTGGCCCATTACGTGGATTCCCTGCAGACCAGGCTGCTGCCGGTGCTTACCAAGGCGGACAAGTGTAACCAGAAACAGAGACAGCTGGCCCTGAAGCGCTGGCAAAAGCTTCTGGAGCGGGCCCACAAGCCCATCCTTTTTTCAGCCCGGACACGGCAGGGGCAGCAGGCCCTTCTGGAGGCCATAAAAAATCTGGTACAAGCCGGGTCATCTCCTGTCCATCCAGAAAAGCTGCAGCAGGCTTAA
- a CDS encoding type II 3-dehydroquinate dehydratase, whose translation MPGEKYTVLMVNGPNLGYIGRRDPGTYGTRGMDAVQTILEKDRPGLLDRIELNYFQANGEGEIIDRLEKAWKDNVQGLVINPGAYTHTSLALGDCLAWINIPHVEVHLSNIWSREEIRRQNLTAAHSLGVIAGFGIMSYVLGLEALVWYLDSL comes from the coding sequence ATGCCCGGGGAAAAGTACACTGTATTGATGGTAAACGGACCCAACCTCGGCTATATCGGCCGGCGCGACCCGGGTACATATGGCACCCGCGGCATGGACGCTGTGCAGACCATCCTGGAAAAGGACCGCCCCGGGCTTCTAGACAGGATAGAGCTCAATTATTTTCAGGCCAACGGCGAAGGGGAGATCATTGACAGGCTGGAAAAGGCCTGGAAGGACAATGTGCAGGGGCTGGTCATCAATCCCGGGGCCTATACCCACACCAGCCTGGCCCTGGGGGACTGCCTGGCCTGGATAAATATCCCCCACGTGGAAGTACACCTGAGTAACATCTGGAGCCGGGAGGAGATCCGCAGACAGAACCTGACCGCAGCCCACAGCCTGGGAGTCATTGCCGGATTCGGCATCATGAGTTATGTTCTGGGGCTTGAGGCGCTGGTCTGGTATCTGGATAGTTTGTAA
- the efp gene encoding elongation factor P: MLSTTDFRKGLKIEIENEPYEIVDFMHVKPGKGGAFVRTKLRNLLTGGMLDQTFRSGEKVAKPDLESREMQYLYHDGTAYVFMDMGSYEQLMVDDESMGEKGGFLKDGQTVKALIYRGNPIDIEIPAAVILEVAETEPGMKGDTVTGGTKPARLETGIAVNVPLFINEGERIKVDTRTKEYMGRE; encoded by the coding sequence ATGCTTTCCACTACTGATTTCCGCAAAGGACTGAAAATCGAGATCGAGAATGAGCCCTACGAGATCGTGGATTTTATGCATGTCAAGCCCGGCAAGGGCGGGGCTTTTGTGCGCACCAAGCTCAGGAACCTGCTTACAGGAGGCATGCTGGACCAGACCTTCCGCTCCGGGGAAAAGGTGGCCAAGCCGGACCTGGAGTCCAGGGAGATGCAGTATCTTTACCATGACGGCACCGCTTATGTCTTCATGGATATGGGCAGTTATGAGCAGCTCATGGTGGACGATGAAAGCATGGGAGAGAAAGGGGGCTTTCTCAAAGACGGCCAGACCGTCAAGGCCCTGATTTACCGCGGCAACCCCATAGACATCGAGATCCCCGCAGCGGTAATCCTGGAGGTGGCCGAGACCGAGCCGGGAATGAAGGGGGACACTGTAACCGGCGGGACCAAGCCTGCCAGGCTGGAGACCGGCATTGCGGTCAATGTGCCCCTGTTTATAAACGAGGGAGAAAGAATCAAAGTGGACACCCGCACCAAAGAATACATGGGCCGGGAATAA
- a CDS encoding LptF/LptG family permease, with protein MSVLNRYLLRQNLFYTAVLLFSGTMVYLIVDFVGRMNAMVEAGLGALQVLEYFVFKMPLIVAQTLPAIFMLGVLIQMAMMHRSNELVAMESSAISFRKPAVFFIGYALVVFMLLFVFSETLGVRGEQVTRQIWNQDVRDREAAVEGLEDVWVKDRDYMIHIERAHINEGRGKDFTAYKKSDPGKIQEIIKAPEFEVHKNRLLLRDVTVFKPHSLERQSLQEMEMEVKIDLRSFALVDSDLPYQAWSIFTLSALVNQLKESGASVEKISTALHSKIAYPFALVVMTLLALALFTRIKNIYALVTLGLVIVFFYYTVYVFGVSYAEEGVTAPFVGAWTANVFFGILSLLQLFWMDRR; from the coding sequence ATGAGTGTTTTAAATAGATATCTTTTGCGCCAGAATCTTTTCTACACCGCGGTCCTGCTTTTTTCCGGGACCATGGTGTATCTCATCGTGGATTTCGTAGGGCGCATGAACGCAATGGTCGAAGCAGGCCTTGGCGCGCTCCAGGTGCTGGAGTATTTTGTCTTCAAGATGCCCCTTATTGTTGCCCAGACCCTGCCGGCCATATTTATGCTGGGAGTTCTGATACAGATGGCCATGATGCATCGCAGCAATGAGCTTGTGGCCATGGAGAGCAGTGCCATCTCCTTTAGAAAGCCTGCTGTTTTCTTTATTGGTTACGCGCTTGTGGTTTTTATGCTGCTGTTTGTTTTTTCCGAGACCCTGGGAGTCAGGGGAGAGCAGGTCACAAGGCAGATCTGGAACCAGGACGTGCGTGACAGGGAAGCCGCTGTAGAGGGTCTGGAGGACGTCTGGGTCAAGGACCGGGATTATATGATTCATATTGAACGTGCGCATATAAACGAGGGCCGGGGAAAGGATTTTACCGCCTACAAAAAAAGTGATCCGGGCAAGATACAGGAGATAATCAAGGCGCCCGAATTCGAGGTCCATAAAAACCGGTTGTTGCTGCGCGACGTCACTGTATTCAAGCCCCACAGCCTGGAAAGACAGAGTTTGCAGGAGATGGAGATGGAGGTTAAAATTGATCTCAGGTCTTTTGCCCTGGTGGACTCGGATCTGCCTTATCAGGCCTGGTCCATATTTACCCTATCCGCCCTGGTAAATCAGCTCAAGGAAAGCGGGGCCAGCGTTGAAAAGATCTCCACCGCCCTGCACAGCAAGATAGCCTATCCTTTTGCCCTGGTGGTCATGACCCTGCTGGCCCTGGCCCTGTTTACCCGCATCAAAAATATTTACGCCCTGGTAACCCTGGGGCTGGTGATTGTCTTTTTTTACTACACGGTATATGTGTTCGGGGTAAGTTATGCTGAAGAAGGCGTGACAGCACCTTTTGTCGGCGCCTGGACAGCCAATGTGTTTTTCGGGATTTTAAGCCTGCTGCAGCTTTTCTGGATGGACAGGAGATGA
- a CDS encoding DNA translocase FtsK yields the protein MDGSRLYREIPGTVMFFLALLLGVSLAGYSSLDPTFNQQVGSAHTVQNPAGTVGAYLGGSLVELLGVGSLVVPLFFVYLGLYLFWPVLQLAWWRWLGLFFCFAALIVWAEFPRVQAFTQDMEISGGGFAGSQLYQAGFEALGFWGILIAGGFLTLMGIQLATGFSWGGGLYRLAVLMPDKKERDRDSSSDSTGSARQAPKKQNSSSSGKGKKKADPHPPAPQASPGNIDTSRYDLPPLELLTSAPDDVLKVDQTRLDEIAQAVKSSLEDFSVQGEVQRVQPGPVVTMLEYKPAPGVKISRISNLHDDLALALKAAAVRIVAPLPGKDTVGVEIPNDNRQTVYLQEILESGDFGRSKHKLPLALGKDIQGRPRVEDLSRMPHLLVAGATGAGKSVCLNSLLLSLLFRYPPRELKFLLIDPKRIELAVYNDLPHLVHPVVTDMNLAKTALDWAIYEMEKRYDRMAALGVRNIEGYNQKLASFGDNPPEGFEDQESMPYLVIVVDEMADLMLTAGKEVEMGIVRLAQLARAAGIHLVLATQRPSVDVVTGIIKANFPSRIAFQVSSKHDSRTILDSVGAEYLLGHGDMLFKSAGGQMQRIHGAFVQEEEIASVVQFWKDKAGAEFELDFNEWKNSENGQNGQDFESDPVVDDPKYAQAVEFIQEQGKGSISLIQRRFRIGYNKAALFIEQMEKDGILGPSDGSRPRQVLKPK from the coding sequence ATGGACGGCAGCAGGCTCTACAGGGAAATTCCCGGCACAGTTATGTTTTTTCTGGCCCTGCTTCTGGGGGTAAGCCTGGCGGGGTACTCTTCTCTGGATCCCACATTCAACCAGCAAGTGGGCAGCGCACACACGGTTCAAAACCCTGCAGGAACCGTGGGCGCATACCTGGGAGGCTCCCTGGTGGAGCTTCTGGGGGTAGGCAGCCTGGTGGTGCCGTTGTTTTTCGTCTACCTGGGGCTCTATCTTTTCTGGCCGGTGCTCCAACTTGCCTGGTGGCGCTGGCTGGGGCTTTTTTTCTGCTTTGCAGCACTTATCGTCTGGGCGGAATTTCCACGGGTGCAGGCTTTCACGCAGGATATGGAAATAAGCGGCGGAGGATTTGCCGGAAGTCAGTTGTATCAGGCCGGTTTTGAAGCCCTTGGCTTCTGGGGGATACTTATTGCAGGGGGGTTTTTGACCCTGATGGGGATTCAGCTGGCCACCGGTTTTTCCTGGGGAGGAGGCCTTTACAGGCTGGCTGTTCTCATGCCTGACAAAAAAGAACGTGACCGCGACAGTTCTTCAGATTCAACCGGGTCTGCAAGGCAGGCCCCAAAAAAGCAGAACAGCTCCTCCTCCGGCAAGGGCAAAAAAAAAGCTGACCCTCATCCGCCTGCACCACAGGCAAGTCCGGGCAATATAGATACCAGCAGGTATGATCTTCCTCCCCTGGAGCTTTTGACCTCTGCACCTGATGATGTTTTAAAAGTGGATCAGACCAGGCTGGATGAGATTGCCCAGGCAGTAAAATCCAGCCTGGAGGACTTTTCTGTGCAGGGCGAGGTGCAGCGTGTGCAGCCCGGCCCGGTGGTGACCATGCTGGAGTACAAGCCCGCCCCGGGAGTCAAGATAAGCCGCATTTCCAACCTGCACGACGACCTGGCCCTGGCCCTGAAGGCGGCTGCAGTGCGCATTGTGGCCCCTTTGCCGGGCAAGGACACCGTGGGCGTGGAAATACCCAATGACAACCGGCAGACAGTCTATCTTCAGGAGATTCTGGAGTCCGGGGATTTCGGCCGCTCCAAACACAAGCTGCCTCTGGCCCTGGGCAAGGATATCCAGGGCAGGCCAAGGGTGGAGGACCTTTCACGCATGCCGCACCTGCTGGTGGCCGGGGCTACCGGAGCTGGCAAAAGCGTGTGCCTCAACAGCCTTCTTCTAAGCCTTCTTTTTAGATACCCGCCCCGGGAACTCAAGTTTTTGCTTATTGATCCCAAGCGCATTGAACTGGCAGTGTATAACGACCTGCCCCATCTGGTGCATCCCGTGGTTACAGACATGAACCTGGCCAAGACCGCCCTGGACTGGGCCATCTACGAGATGGAAAAACGCTACGACCGCATGGCCGCCCTGGGTGTGCGCAATATAGAAGGCTATAACCAGAAGCTGGCCTCTTTCGGGGACAATCCCCCGGAAGGCTTTGAAGATCAGGAGTCCATGCCCTACCTGGTGATCGTGGTGGATGAGATGGCCGATCTCATGCTCACCGCAGGCAAGGAAGTGGAAATGGGCATCGTCCGCCTGGCCCAGCTGGCCAGGGCGGCTGGAATTCACCTTGTCCTGGCCACCCAGAGACCTTCGGTGGATGTAGTCACCGGCATAATCAAGGCCAACTTTCCCTCCAGGATAGCCTTTCAGGTAAGCTCCAAACATGATTCGCGGACCATTCTGGACAGCGTGGGCGCGGAATACCTGCTGGGGCACGGGGATATGCTCTTCAAGAGCGCCGGAGGGCAGATGCAAAGGATCCACGGGGCCTTTGTCCAGGAAGAGGAGATAGCTTCGGTGGTGCAGTTCTGGAAGGACAAGGCCGGGGCTGAGTTTGAACTGGATTTCAATGAGTGGAAAAACAGTGAAAACGGTCAGAACGGTCAGGACTTCGAGTCGGATCCGGTGGTGGATGATCCCAAGTATGCCCAGGCGGTGGAGTTCATTCAGGAACAGGGCAAGGGATCAATTTCCCTTATCCAGCGCCGTTTCCGCATAGGTTACAACAAGGCGGCCCTGTTTATTGAACAGATGGAAAAAGACGGTATCCTGGGACCGTCGGATGGCAGCAGGCCCAGGCAGGTGCTCAAACCAAAATAG